A genomic segment from Thiomicrorhabdus aquaedulcis encodes:
- the ectA gene encoding diaminobutyrate acetyltransferase, which translates to MTHNTHPQIHFRPPVLNDGAAIYQLIQSCTPLDLNSHYLYLLQASHFADTCMVALKNKQVVGFVSAYIQPNNPTTLFVWQVAVAQSMRGQGLAKALLNALLQQLFCTAPLGVSNTTNATNRFAGITQLTCTISDSNKASQGLFAWLAHAHNLHLTTEPFIERSHFGEHTHEAETLYILSSPTHQPLVTSLLGNFS; encoded by the coding sequence ATGACTCACAACACGCATCCACAGATTCATTTTAGACCACCCGTTTTGAACGATGGCGCGGCCATTTACCAATTGATTCAATCGTGCACGCCATTGGATTTAAACTCACACTATTTGTATTTACTGCAAGCGTCGCACTTTGCCGATACGTGCATGGTGGCATTGAAAAACAAACAGGTAGTTGGCTTTGTTTCGGCTTATATTCAACCCAACAACCCAACAACCCTGTTTGTTTGGCAAGTTGCTGTGGCACAGTCTATGCGCGGCCAAGGGCTAGCTAAAGCTCTGCTTAATGCCCTATTACAGCAACTCTTTTGTACAGCACCACTTGGTGTCAGCAATACAACCAATGCAACCAACCGATTTGCCGGCATTACCCAACTAACTTGCACCATCAGTGATTCCAACAAGGCTTCGCAGGGTTTGTTTGCTTGGTTGGCTCATGCGCACAATCTGCATTTAACCACCGAGCCTTTTATTGAACGCTCGCACTTTGGTGAACACACCCATGAAGCCGAAACGCTTTATATCCTTTCCTCGCCAACCCATCAACCGTTAGTTACCTCACTTTTGGGTAACTTTTCTTAA
- a CDS encoding BLUF domain-containing protein: protein MINDLIEIAYTSRTVKALPLEQLNCILKEAREFNVANNITGLLLYKDGSFFQVIEGTAQTVEILYQNIQRDLRHKNVRTLYQKPLMVRNFTDWAMLFHDISSFEADGITPVVNNMHGYLPFDCPETSLDQWVKPSVARVLIEAFRHHA from the coding sequence GTGATAAATGACCTTATAGAAATTGCCTATACCAGTAGAACGGTTAAAGCATTACCGTTGGAACAATTAAATTGTATTCTTAAAGAGGCACGTGAATTTAACGTAGCTAATAATATTACCGGATTATTGTTATATAAAGATGGCTCGTTTTTTCAAGTGATTGAAGGCACGGCTCAAACAGTTGAAATATTATATCAGAATATTCAACGCGATTTACGCCACAAAAATGTACGAACGTTGTATCAAAAACCGTTAATGGTCAGAAACTTTACAGATTGGGCGATGCTGTTTCATGATATTTCGAGTTTTGAGGCCGACGGGATTACGCCTGTTGTGAATAATATGCATGGTTACTTACCATTCGATTGTCCTGAAACGTCGTTAGATCAATGGGTCAAACCCAGCGTTGCACGAGTGCTGATTGAAGCATTTAGGCATCACGCTTAA
- a CDS encoding chemotaxis protein CheB → MKRPGKKIEQNEMGSETFLGYVVGIGASAGGLEALERFFSTCPYDSGLAFVVVQHLSPDHKSMMADLLSRYTKMPIHLVEHGMLIRANCVYLIPAGTLMRIVNHHFQLTPKSPHIFTLPIDIFLNSLSENYHAHAIGVILSGTGSDGTRGAYAINDEGGFLLAQEPASAKFDGMPNSVIATGLVDEILPAEALAARIIAHTINPQKKVALPIAAINERPFDEDSALEMIFQRLAQSGGVDFHDYKMATVSRRLERRMQVKRIANVQDYALLLEEDSVEVANLRRELFIPVTSFFRDTLAFAELSKVAVHNIVLKVPAGETIRVWSAGVATGEEVYSIAMLFMEAFEQEKRWPNLKIFATDANPLILEMAAAGQYPESIAAELTPERLERFFYKTGSSFTIKPELRQCVVFARHNLLVDPPFTRMDLVSCRNTLIYFKAEAQVKALHRLQYATKAEGYLFLGSSESLGGMNKSFTTLSNKYKLFQRNQASLPFVLEANIGENSLYLPQVVKRNKSNLRTRVLNDISLIDESTASLLKAYAPPSILVNERHEVIHIFGDLQSYLKLREGSASLDINRVLPEVLVSVVSALLYKAFKDKTTLYSDMVTLKANDQSQRTLRLCVRPVHIESDDRYALVVFEEQMSKSAIDFKVVDIDAQTSERIEVLQLALAATRESLQATIEELETSNEELQATNEELMASNEELQSSNEELQSVNEEMNTVNAEFQEKVLRLNQANADLDSMAKAVGVATIFVDPQLQITRFTADVVGLFKLRDTDIGRPLSDIRHTLHDTDLTHYFETTLKTGRVFEQEVSSENGHTYLLRILPYHVPSSHLPGAVATFTDVSAIQDKLRLQAILNALPEHLAVLAHDGSIAMVNEAWRRFAKANGDPLLLHSAEGSNYLEACQILDESAQTSSNKGDDNSDLVSAQKAYFGVKGVLEGRLAFFSHKYPCHSPTEKRWFVMNVAPILGQYEYGVVVSHNNITAWVDE, encoded by the coding sequence ATGAAACGACCAGGTAAAAAAATTGAACAGAACGAAATGGGCTCAGAAACGTTTTTGGGTTATGTGGTGGGAATCGGTGCTTCAGCCGGCGGATTAGAAGCCTTAGAACGCTTTTTTTCGACGTGTCCTTACGATTCAGGTTTAGCGTTTGTGGTGGTGCAACATTTATCACCAGACCATAAAAGCATGATGGCCGATTTATTATCACGATACACTAAAATGCCTATTCATCTGGTCGAGCATGGTATGTTAATACGCGCCAATTGCGTGTATTTAATTCCGGCTGGTACCTTAATGAGAATTGTAAATCATCATTTTCAACTCACACCAAAATCACCGCACATTTTTACGCTGCCCATCGACATCTTTTTAAATTCATTGTCTGAAAATTATCACGCGCACGCTATTGGCGTAATTTTGTCGGGTACTGGTTCAGATGGTACTCGTGGGGCTTACGCGATTAATGACGAGGGTGGATTTTTATTAGCCCAAGAACCTGCCTCTGCTAAGTTTGATGGCATGCCCAACAGTGTGATTGCAACAGGCCTGGTAGATGAGATTTTACCGGCCGAAGCCTTGGCCGCGCGCATTATCGCCCATACCATCAACCCACAAAAAAAGGTTGCCTTGCCCATTGCGGCCATTAATGAAAGACCCTTTGACGAAGATTCGGCATTAGAAATGATTTTTCAACGCCTTGCCCAGTCAGGTGGTGTGGATTTTCACGATTATAAAATGGCCACAGTCTCGCGCCGTTTAGAGCGCAGAATGCAGGTTAAACGCATCGCTAATGTTCAAGATTACGCCCTGTTACTAGAAGAAGACTCTGTTGAAGTTGCTAATTTGCGTAGGGAGTTGTTTATTCCTGTCACCAGCTTTTTTAGAGATACGTTAGCGTTTGCTGAGTTGTCTAAAGTGGCTGTGCACAACATCGTTTTAAAAGTCCCTGCGGGCGAAACGATTCGAGTTTGGTCAGCGGGTGTTGCTACGGGTGAAGAGGTTTATTCGATTGCTATGCTGTTTATGGAGGCGTTTGAGCAGGAAAAACGTTGGCCTAATTTAAAAATATTTGCAACCGACGCTAACCCGCTTATTTTAGAAATGGCCGCCGCAGGACAGTACCCAGAATCGATTGCCGCCGAATTGACTCCGGAACGCTTAGAGCGGTTTTTTTATAAAACGGGGTCGTCATTTACCATTAAGCCTGAGTTAAGACAATGCGTTGTCTTTGCGCGCCATAATTTGCTGGTAGACCCTCCGTTTACGCGCATGGATTTAGTTTCTTGCCGCAATACCTTAATTTACTTTAAAGCCGAAGCCCAAGTTAAAGCATTGCACCGATTGCAGTATGCCACCAAGGCAGAAGGCTATTTATTTTTAGGGTCTAGTGAGTCTTTGGGGGGAATGAACAAAAGTTTTACCACCTTAAGCAATAAATATAAATTATTTCAGAGAAATCAAGCTAGCCTGCCTTTTGTGCTCGAGGCTAATATTGGTGAAAATAGTTTATATCTTCCACAAGTGGTTAAACGCAATAAAAGCAACTTAAGAACGCGGGTTTTAAATGACATTTCACTGATAGATGAGTCTACGGCAAGTTTGTTAAAAGCCTATGCACCACCGTCTATTTTGGTGAATGAACGCCATGAAGTCATTCATATTTTTGGCGACTTGCAATCGTATTTAAAGTTGCGTGAAGGTTCGGCCAGCTTAGACATTAATCGTGTTTTGCCCGAGGTGCTGGTGTCGGTCGTGTCGGCTTTGCTGTACAAAGCCTTTAAGGATAAAACCACGCTTTATTCTGATATGGTAACGTTAAAAGCCAATGACCAATCACAACGAACGTTACGGCTTTGCGTAAGGCCGGTACACATTGAGTCAGATGATCGATATGCGCTGGTGGTGTTTGAAGAACAAATGTCCAAATCGGCCATAGATTTTAAAGTGGTTGATATTGACGCTCAAACCAGTGAGCGCATAGAGGTTTTACAGCTAGCCTTAGCGGCCACGCGTGAGAGTCTTCAGGCTACGATTGAAGAGTTAGAAACTTCTAACGAAGAGTTGCAAGCCACCAACGAAGAGTTGATGGCCTCTAATGAAGAGCTTCAAAGCTCTAATGAAGAGCTCCAGTCGGTTAATGAAGAAATGAATACGGTGAATGCTGAGTTTCAAGAAAAAGTTTTGCGCCTTAATCAAGCAAATGCCGATTTAGACAGTATGGCTAAAGCGGTGGGCGTGGCCACTATTTTTGTAGATCCGCAATTGCAAATAACGCGTTTTACCGCCGATGTAGTGGGTTTGTTTAAATTACGCGACACCGACATTGGGCGGCCATTAAGCGATATTAGGCACACGTTGCACGACACTGATTTAACCCATTATTTTGAAACCACGCTCAAAACCGGACGGGTGTTTGAGCAAGAAGTGAGCAGTGAAAACGGCCACACTTATTTGCTTAGAATTTTGCCTTACCATGTGCCTTCATCTCATCTTCCTGGCGCAGTAGCCACCTTTACCGATGTAAGTGCCATACAAGACAAGTTGCGCCTACAAGCCATATTAAACGCCTTACCTGAGCATTTGGCGGTCTTGGCTCACGATGGCAGCATTGCCATGGTGAATGAAGCATGGCGTCGTTTTGCCAAAGCCAACGGCGACCCACTTTTATTGCATTCGGCTGAGGGCAGTAACTATTTAGAAGCCTGTCAGATTTTAGACGAGTCGGCTCAAACATCTTCTAATAAAGGGGACGATAATTCCGACCTTGTTTCTGCCCAAAAAGCCTATTTTGGGGTTAAAGGCGTTTTAGAAGGTCGACTTGCCTTTTTTAGCCACAAATATCCATGCCATAGCCCAACCGAAAAACGCTGGTTTGTCATGAATGTAGCGCCCATTTTAGGTCAGTACGAATACGGCGTGGTGGTGAGTCACAACAATATTACAGCTTGGGTTGATGAATAA
- a CDS encoding EAL domain-containing protein, translating into MSERLNNQPDPSHNTLTEQERSSLREKALQALSNGDLQLQGITQIQQATLDSVFEELRIYQAELEIQNQTLRLAQTQLQLSQTLYQMLFESLPMAALVLNSMGVIVQVNNEAMRLLVLSQRRHLVNHSIYRYIAQEGASWLAHRLTQGHTHTISEQQMEVYTAQGTQLVAAHLVRLPIDSMQAQSEHKFIILLADLSLEVAKQEQWQLFESIINNSPTLIYAFDREGQCILANNKMVEQMGLSDTSEIIGKNRVDIINSQDANVHFENDGLVFSTGHSIGFEEGFLHQEHQRYYLSNKFPLKNLNNEIYAVAGISLDITEQRMSEIRLKIALQVFSQGQEGILICDHNQQILSVNHAFEAITGFSEIEMIGKNPRILASGKHPLSFYQSLWQSLLSDGKWSGEIWNRRKSGDVYPQFLTISLVYDSFGQVTHYLGVFSDITARKAAEEEIQYLAFYDSLTGTANRFLLRERVEQKIREADRNELEFAILYIDLDHFKEINDVYGHDAGDALLKKVTSRILDQIRKQDTLSRIGGDEFVLMLDEINSTQALYTAQKIVSLLVAPYFIDGLEMNISASIGLAIYPEHAQDFDSLLKYSDVAMYQSKTNGRNSCTVFENWMIKTSQEFITIDVALRNAILAQQLQLVFQPQISFVTQQVEGFEALLRWTHPDLGEVSPAIFIPIAEKSDLIVEISDWVIQKSLDTLSHLQSEGFIAPCISVNISAREFIHPNFVGRIKRHLERYPTLKPACLELELTERVAIHEPEKVRNIFEQLNAMGVLLALDDFGTDYSSLNTLKNLPLQRLKIDMSFVKGVIDHHQDASVCHAIIAMAKALKLNTVVEGVETLEQANFFKQAGANTAQGYWFAKPMHIQALKNWLQARNQ; encoded by the coding sequence ATGAGTGAACGTTTAAACAATCAACCGGATCCAAGCCACAATACACTTACTGAGCAAGAACGCTCTTCGTTGCGTGAAAAAGCCTTGCAGGCATTGTCTAACGGCGATTTGCAATTGCAGGGCATTACCCAAATACAACAGGCTACATTAGACAGTGTGTTTGAAGAGTTGCGAATTTATCAAGCCGAATTAGAAATTCAAAATCAAACATTACGCTTAGCGCAAACTCAACTGCAATTAAGTCAAACACTGTATCAAATGCTGTTTGAATCATTGCCCATGGCAGCCCTGGTGTTAAATTCAATGGGGGTGATTGTTCAGGTTAATAATGAAGCCATGCGGTTGCTGGTATTGTCCCAACGTCGGCACTTGGTTAATCACTCTATTTATCGTTATATAGCGCAAGAAGGCGCTAGCTGGCTGGCGCATCGGCTAACTCAGGGGCACACACACACCATATCAGAGCAGCAAATGGAGGTCTATACCGCACAAGGCACCCAGTTGGTGGCCGCCCATTTGGTTCGATTGCCTATTGATTCTATGCAAGCGCAATCGGAGCATAAATTTATAATTTTGCTGGCCGATTTAAGCCTAGAAGTTGCTAAACAAGAGCAATGGCAATTGTTTGAATCCATTATTAACAACAGCCCAACTTTAATTTACGCATTTGACCGCGAGGGGCAATGCATTTTAGCCAATAACAAAATGGTTGAGCAGATGGGTTTAAGCGACACGTCTGAAATCATAGGAAAAAATAGAGTCGATATCATTAACTCACAAGATGCCAATGTGCATTTTGAAAATGACGGCTTGGTCTTTTCAACCGGACACTCTATTGGTTTTGAAGAAGGTTTTTTACATCAAGAACATCAGCGCTATTATCTAAGCAATAAGTTTCCCCTCAAAAATCTTAATAATGAAATTTATGCAGTCGCGGGTATTTCGTTAGACATTACCGAACAGCGAATGAGTGAAATTCGTTTAAAAATTGCCTTACAGGTTTTTTCACAGGGGCAGGAAGGTATTTTAATATGCGATCATAATCAGCAAATACTGTCGGTTAACCATGCGTTTGAGGCGATTACTGGCTTTAGTGAAATTGAAATGATAGGCAAAAATCCACGAATTTTAGCCTCTGGCAAACACCCTTTGTCTTTTTACCAATCCTTGTGGCAGTCACTTTTATCTGACGGTAAGTGGTCGGGTGAGATATGGAACCGACGCAAAAGTGGCGATGTTTACCCGCAGTTTTTAACCATTAGTTTGGTGTACGATTCGTTTGGCCAAGTTACACATTATTTAGGTGTTTTTAGCGACATTACTGCGCGCAAAGCCGCCGAAGAAGAGATTCAATATTTAGCCTTTTACGACTCTCTCACCGGCACGGCCAATCGGTTTTTATTGCGCGAGCGTGTAGAGCAAAAAATAAGAGAGGCTGATCGCAACGAATTAGAATTTGCTATTTTGTACATTGATTTAGACCACTTTAAAGAAATCAACGACGTTTACGGTCACGATGCTGGGGACGCATTACTTAAAAAAGTCACGTCCAGAATTTTGGATCAAATTCGCAAACAAGACACATTAAGCCGTATTGGAGGTGATGAGTTTGTGTTAATGCTGGATGAAATTAACAGCACGCAAGCTCTTTACACAGCACAAAAAATTGTATCACTTTTGGTTGCTCCTTATTTTATTGACGGCTTAGAAATGAATATTTCAGCGTCCATTGGTTTGGCTATTTATCCCGAACATGCGCAAGACTTTGACTCATTGCTAAAATATTCGGACGTGGCGATGTATCAATCTAAAACCAATGGCCGCAATAGTTGCACGGTCTTTGAAAATTGGATGATTAAAACCTCGCAAGAGTTTATTACCATCGATGTAGCGTTGCGTAACGCCATATTGGCACAGCAATTACAATTGGTTTTTCAGCCGCAAATTTCGTTTGTAACCCAGCAAGTTGAAGGTTTCGAGGCTCTGTTGCGCTGGACGCATCCCGATTTAGGTGAAGTGTCGCCAGCGATTTTTATTCCCATTGCCGAAAAGTCCGATTTAATTGTTGAGATTTCTGACTGGGTCATTCAAAAAAGTTTAGACACCTTGAGCCACCTTCAATCAGAAGGTTTTATTGCGCCTTGTATTAGCGTAAATATTTCTGCGCGTGAGTTTATTCACCCCAACTTTGTGGGGCGAATTAAAAGGCACTTGGAGCGATACCCCACTTTAAAACCGGCCTGTTTAGAGCTTGAGTTAACAGAAAGGGTTGCTATACACGAGCCCGAAAAAGTAAGGAATATTTTTGAGCAACTCAATGCAATGGGGGTTTTACTGGCTTTAGACGATTTTGGTACAGATTATTCTTCGCTTAACACGCTTAAAAATTTGCCACTGCAAAGGTTAAAAATTGACATGTCTTTTGTTAAAGGCGTTATCGACCATCATCAAGACGCGAGCGTGTGTCACGCCATTATTGCCATGGCAAAAGCACTCAAGCTTAATACGGTGGTAGAAGGCGTGGAGACACTTGAGCAGGCCAACTTTTTTAAACAAGCGGGTGCAAACACGGCACAAGGTTATTGGTTTGCCAAGCCTATGCACATTCAAGCGCTAAAAAATTGGTTACAAGCGCGTAATCAGTAG
- the hemH gene encoding ferrochelatase, which produces MLYQSYTNYQHGSASATGVLITNLGTPDAPTKAALKRYLKEFLSDTRVVEPPPARWLWKLILNGIILNTRPAKSAEAYASVWDSEGEGAPLLNIAKRQVEAIAQRVRPHFKGPVEFELGMRYGNPSIASALQALQAKGCERIIVLPLYPQYAGATTASTFDAVTTELQKWRWIPEMRFINQYHRAPSYIKALAASIREHQAIHGQPQLLVMSYHGVPQRYLDNGDPYHCDCHVTSRLLAQELGLSKEQYKVTFQSIFGREEWIKPYTDATMKALPGLGIKDIQVICPGFSADCLETIEEIGEENHEYFMESGGEKFSYIKCLNDRPDHADALAELILQHTHGWYERDGFNAAQDQAERDTVKQNAQAMGCPF; this is translated from the coding sequence TTGCTCTATCAATCTTACACCAACTACCAACATGGTTCGGCCAGTGCAACCGGCGTGCTTATCACCAACTTAGGCACGCCAGACGCCCCCACCAAAGCGGCGTTAAAACGCTATTTAAAAGAGTTTTTATCCGACACGCGCGTGGTTGAGCCGCCGCCAGCACGCTGGTTATGGAAATTAATTTTAAACGGGATTATTTTAAACACCCGCCCCGCTAAATCAGCTGAGGCCTATGCCTCTGTATGGGACAGTGAAGGCGAAGGTGCGCCATTATTAAACATTGCCAAGCGCCAAGTTGAGGCAATTGCCCAGCGCGTACGCCCTCACTTTAAAGGCCCGGTAGAATTTGAACTGGGCATGCGTTATGGCAATCCATCCATTGCCAGCGCGTTGCAAGCCCTGCAAGCCAAAGGCTGTGAGCGTATTATTGTGCTGCCACTGTATCCGCAATACGCTGGTGCTACCACGGCATCGACCTTTGATGCGGTCACGACCGAGTTGCAAAAATGGCGCTGGATTCCCGAAATGCGTTTTATCAACCAATACCACCGCGCACCCAGCTACATCAAAGCCTTGGCCGCCAGCATTCGTGAGCACCAAGCCATTCATGGTCAACCGCAATTATTGGTGATGTCGTATCATGGCGTGCCACAGCGTTATTTGGACAACGGCGACCCATATCATTGCGATTGCCACGTTACCTCGCGCTTATTAGCGCAAGAATTGGGCTTGAGCAAAGAACAATACAAAGTGACATTTCAGTCTATTTTTGGCCGCGAAGAGTGGATTAAACCCTACACCGATGCCACCATGAAAGCCTTACCAGGCCTGGGCATTAAAGATATTCAGGTTATTTGCCCTGGGTTTTCGGCCGACTGTTTAGAAACCATTGAAGAAATTGGCGAAGAAAACCACGAGTATTTTATGGAATCGGGCGGCGAAAAATTTAGCTACATTAAATGCCTAAACGACCGCCCTGATCACGCCGATGCGCTGGCCGAACTTATTCTGCAACACACCCACGGCTGGTACGAGCGTGACGGCTTTAACGCCGCACAAGATCAAGCAGAACGCGACACCGTTAAGCAAAACGCCCAAGCCATGGGTTGTCCTTTTTAA
- the argC gene encoding N-acetyl-gamma-glutamyl-phosphate reductase, which translates to MGSSSHKIQVGIVGGTGYTGVELLRLLANHPYAEVMAITSRSEVGLKVADLFPNLRGFYDLAFSEPSLAVLTQCDVVFFATPHGVAMSMTPDLLAAGVRVIDLAADFRIDDLNVWETWYGMAHTCPEVMSEVVYGLPEINRDKIETARVVANPGCYPTAVQLGFMPLLKAGLIDIDHLVADAKSGISGAGRGAKVDSLAAETSEGFKAYGINGHRHLPEIRQGLNLMVDANVNITFVPHLIPTIRGIEATLYGKLTRNVSQQDLQTLFEDAYAQEPFVDVMPANSFPDTRMVKGSNMCRMAVYRPQGGDVVVVTSVIDNLVKGASGQAIQNMNIMFGLDETAGLHVVALLP; encoded by the coding sequence ATGGGAAGCTCGTCGCATAAAATTCAAGTTGGCATTGTGGGTGGCACCGGATACACCGGGGTTGAGTTATTGCGTTTATTGGCCAATCATCCTTATGCCGAGGTGATGGCCATTACCTCGCGCAGCGAAGTGGGATTAAAGGTCGCTGATCTGTTTCCTAATTTACGTGGTTTTTACGATTTGGCATTCTCCGAGCCAAGTTTAGCGGTGTTAACCCAATGTGACGTGGTGTTTTTTGCCACACCACACGGAGTGGCCATGAGCATGACGCCCGATTTATTAGCCGCCGGCGTACGCGTAATTGACTTGGCTGCCGACTTTAGAATTGACGATTTAAACGTTTGGGAAACCTGGTACGGCATGGCGCATACCTGCCCCGAAGTGATGAGCGAGGTGGTGTATGGCTTGCCCGAGATAAATCGTGACAAAATCGAAACGGCACGAGTTGTAGCCAACCCGGGTTGTTATCCTACCGCCGTGCAGTTGGGCTTTATGCCATTGTTAAAAGCCGGTTTAATTGACATTGACCATCTGGTGGCCGATGCTAAGTCGGGCATCAGCGGAGCAGGGCGCGGAGCCAAAGTGGACTCGTTAGCGGCCGAAACCAGCGAAGGTTTTAAAGCCTATGGCATTAACGGTCATCGTCATCTGCCCGAAATTAGACAAGGTTTAAACTTAATGGTGGATGCCAATGTTAACATCACTTTTGTGCCGCACTTAATTCCGACCATTCGCGGCATCGAGGCGACTTTGTACGGCAAGTTAACGCGCAATGTTTCACAGCAAGATTTACAAACTTTGTTTGAAGACGCTTACGCGCAAGAGCCGTTTGTGGATGTGATGCCAGCCAATAGTTTTCCCGATACGCGGATGGTAAAAGGCTCTAATATGTGCCGCATGGCGGTGTATCGTCCACAGGGTGGCGATGTGGTGGTGGTAACCTCGGTTATTGATAACCTGGTAAAAGGTGCGTCAGGTCAAGCCATTCAAAACATGAACATTATGTTTGGGTTAGATGAAACCGCTGGGTTGCACGTGGTGGCGTTGTTGCCGTAA
- the erpA gene encoding iron-sulfur cluster insertion protein ErpA, producing the protein MSDIPTPLTFTNAAASKVSGLIEDEQNPNLKLRVYITGGGCSGFSYGFTFDETQNDDDTIVQKEGVTLLVDSMSFQYLVGAKIDYLEDLQGARFVIENPNASTTCGCGSSFSV; encoded by the coding sequence ATGTCAGATATTCCAACGCCGTTAACCTTTACCAATGCCGCGGCCTCTAAGGTCAGTGGGTTAATTGAAGACGAACAAAACCCCAATTTAAAATTGCGTGTGTACATTACCGGTGGCGGTTGCTCGGGCTTTTCATACGGCTTTACGTTTGATGAAACTCAAAACGACGACGATACCATTGTGCAAAAAGAGGGGGTGACGTTATTGGTCGATTCCATGAGTTTTCAATATTTAGTCGGTGCCAAAATTGACTATTTAGAAGATTTGCAAGGGGCTCGTTTTGTGATTGAAAACCCCAACGCCTCCACTACCTGTGGTTGCGGCTCGTCGTTTAGCGTTTAA
- a CDS encoding citrate synthase, with protein MQYIPGLAGVPATESQISFIDGEKGLLTYRGYDIQALAEHSSFEETTLLLLFGHLPTAEELANFDHKLRQNRRVKYNIREIMKNLPPTTHPMHMLQVVVASLASFYPSTEYMKGATENQDYINDVTVKIIAHMGTLVAMWEHIRNGYDPIEPRKDLTYAENFLYMVNGQEPDKDWARLLDAILILHAEHTINASTFTTMVTGSTLANPCSVISSAIASLSGPLHGGANQKVIEMLDKIGTPENVRPYIEERLAKKLVIWGMGHREYKTKDPRATILQKLSSELLKDRSAKLSVAFETALEVERVCEELLGHKGVYPNVDFYSGILYKEMGFDPGLFTPIFAVARSAGWMAHWREQLQNNKIFRPTQIYTGCEQAQYVPVEQRGSDHEREKMPQV; from the coding sequence ATGCAGTATATTCCAGGGTTAGCCGGCGTTCCGGCCACAGAATCGCAAATTTCGTTTATTGACGGCGAAAAAGGTCTGTTGACCTATCGTGGCTACGATATTCAGGCATTAGCCGAGCATTCGTCGTTTGAAGAAACTACGCTATTATTGCTGTTTGGACACTTGCCCACCGCTGAAGAGTTGGCCAATTTTGATCATAAATTGCGTCAAAATCGTCGGGTAAAATACAATATTCGTGAAATTATGAAAAACCTGCCGCCCACAACGCACCCTATGCACATGCTGCAAGTGGTGGTGGCCAGTTTAGCCAGTTTTTACCCTAGTACCGAATACATGAAAGGCGCGACCGAAAACCAAGATTACATTAACGATGTAACGGTTAAAATCATCGCCCACATGGGTACTTTGGTGGCCATGTGGGAACACATTCGCAACGGTTACGACCCTATTGAACCGCGTAAAGATTTAACCTACGCCGAAAACTTTTTATACATGGTGAACGGTCAAGAACCCGACAAAGATTGGGCTCGGTTGTTAGACGCCATTTTAATTTTGCACGCCGAACACACCATTAACGCCTCAACCTTTACCACGATGGTAACGGGTTCAACATTGGCTAATCCGTGTTCGGTTATTTCGTCGGCAATCGCTTCGTTGTCGGGACCATTGCACGGTGGCGCTAATCAAAAAGTCATTGAAATGCTGGATAAAATAGGCACGCCTGAAAACGTTCGACCTTACATTGAAGAGCGTTTGGCTAAAAAGTTAGTGATTTGGGGTATGGGACATCGCGAATACAAAACCAAAGACCCGCGCGCAACCATTTTGCAAAAGTTGTCTAGCGAGTTGCTCAAAGATCGTTCGGCCAAACTAAGCGTGGCGTTTGAAACAGCGCTCGAAGTAGAGCGTGTTTGTGAAGAGTTATTGGGGCACAAAGGTGTTTATCCCAATGTCGATTTTTATTCGGGTATTTTGTACAAAGAGATGGGGTTTGACCCTGGATTGTTTACGCCTATTTTTGCCGTAGCGCGTTCAGCCGGCTGGATGGCTCACTGGCGCGAGCAGTTGCAAAACAATAAGATTTTTAGACCCACGCAAATTTACACGGGTTGTGAGCAGGCGCAATATGTGCCAGTAGAGCAACGTGGTAGCGACCACGAACGTGAGAAAATGCCACAAGTTTAG